The genomic window GCCGAAGTGGCATTGAGATACTGGTCCTCGACGTTGTTCCGATACCGCTCGAGACCGTCTTCGTGAGCCTCGAAAGCGAATCCACCAAGCGCATCGAGAATGGCGAGGGTACATTCTATCGCGATCACCCTACGCACCCGCAAGGCAAGGTCACGGCGACCCAGACCGCACAGGAACGGCTCACGGCAGCCATCAGAACGTCACTGGGCAGTCTCAAGGTTGTCCACGCCGGAGACATGTTCGCCCTGCCCCTCGCGCCGCACCCCGTCACGCATCAACCCCCGAACCCCGGCAAAATAATGCTTTGCGAGCCCGTTGCCCAAGGTATTTTGACTGACACGACCAAAATTGTACTCATGCGCGGGCGCGTGCACACGAGGCACGCGAGGCGGCAGGCCTCTTCCATGGAGGCGAGCCATCGGCTCAATGGCattgccgatgacgaggacggcaatACTGATCAAttcttctcggcggcggaagagCGATACCGTACCGATGCGCGACCGGACGAGACCGATACCGAGACTGCTACGGAAACGGAGACGGAGCTGTCCGAGCTCGAGCAAGAGGACGAGCTGTCCGACGACTCCATGGACGATATGCTCTCATTGCATGCACCTGCCCTCCCGCCAACCAACGTCAGTGGGCTGGGGACGATGCAACCCGGCACGCCCATGACAATCGGAACCCTCCGGGGACGAAAGACCAACGGCGCTGCCACTCCGGGATCCGTCTTCTCCAACTTCACGTCTGCCACGGCCCGACCGGACCGGCCACGCGGCCGCCTGTTCAAGGCACAGGGTCTCGTCAAGCCAATGCCCTCGGGCCTTCTGCACCCGAAGccctccgccgacgaggacgaagaagcaAGGATATATGTAGAAATGTCTTCGTTGCCCAAAATTGGCTGCTTCTCGGGTGACTgggcgcgcgtcgaggtAGCAGAAGAGCCGCCGCTCAACGGATTTGGCGCGTTCGGGCTGGGCAGCTTCGGACAGCCCGAAGTCGAGGGAAACTGGCGCCCGGTTCGGGTCTACGGACTTCCGGAGGGCTACTCTCAGCGCCCGGTCAGTAGGATCCCGACATCCAGGTCTGGGGAGCGGAAGACGTCCTTTTTCGAATCCCAGGTTCaacggccgtcgagcccaaCTGCCTATGCGTctcccgtcctcctcgccaacctCGAAAACACTACGCACCTTCGCATCTCCGCTCTCAAGAAACAGTCCTATCAAGGGAAAGGCACATTGCCTCGCTTCACGAGCGCCTCCCATCCGCCATACGCCAAGGATATTGCAATTCATCACATTCGTACTCCAATCTCGGCTGAACGAGCGTACCAAACCGCGGTCCTAGGCGGTCTCAAGCGATATTTTGCGCAAAAGACTCGCCTTGTCCGAACCGGTGACCTGATCGCTGTCCCCGTCGATGCACAGCTGGGCCGGGTGCTTCAGGAGGGGCCAGCTACGGGAGGCTCAGAGGTCGACGATGTGATGGCGCTGACCGccggcaacaacaaggaTCAGGCACCGCCGCACGTCGATAACGTCGCGTGGTTCAAGGTCGGGCATATACAAATTCAGAaggcagacgaggacgaggacagTACAGCCGAGGCCTTTTGGGGTTCCGTGGCCTGCATCGACAGCTCCACCGTCGGCATGCACGGCTCCGGCTTCGAGACCAGCAAGATACCGGGCAGTAACCAGAGCACCTGGCCGTACTATCTGGGTTTGAAGAAGGTGCCCCGGCGCACCTCTGACGCCTCTCCTCTTGCGTTGGCAGAACAGAAACCTCAGCATGTGTCTCCActccggcggcagctccgaGAGCTACTCGCGGCTGCGACAAGCCAGAGAGCCATTCATTTCAagatgccgcccgtcgccatcctTCTGACGTCCACGCACCGGAACATTGGCAAGTCAACGCTTGCGACAGCCGCGTGCGCCGACATGGGTCTGCACACGTACTCGATTGACGCGTACGACATCTTGAGTGAAGGgagtggcagcggcggcgatgttAAGACAGAGGGGTTTCTAAGAACGCGAGCCGAGAGGGCCATGAGCTGCGGACCAGAGTGCTGTGCGCTGCTCATACAGCATGTCGAGGCCCTGACGGCGGACCGCATCGAATCTACAATGAAGGAGATTCTGGAAGAGGCAAGGGTgctcatcgccaccaccaacgaAGTCGACCAAGTGCCGGATGGCGTCCGTGGTCTCTTCACGCATGAGTTGGAGATGGGAGCTCCAGACGAGgctgagagagagacgaTTCTGCGAGCGGTTGTTGAGAGCCGTGGTGTCAGCCTCGAACCGTCGATCGACCTCAACTCTATCGCACTCAAGACGGCAGCACTTGTCGCGGGCGACCTGGTAGATGTCGTGGAGCGCGCTTCCATCGCCCAACAATCACGGCTCGAGCAGCTCTCACGGAACACCAGCGGCGATGGAGCCATGGTGACGGTCAGGGATCTTCAGGTCGCTGGCGGGCCGCTCGCGCGATGCCTCACGGCGGCCGACTTTGATGTGGCCGTGGAGGCGGCTCGAAAGAACTTTTCCGACTCGATTGGTGCCCCCAAGATTCCCAACGTGACATGGGATGACGttggtggcctcggcaaCGTCAAGGACGCCGTCACGGAGACCATCCAGCTACCCCTAGAGCGGCCGGAGCTGTTCGCCAAGGGCATGAAGAAGCGCTCAGGCATTCTCTTCTACGGACCGCCCGGTACTGGCAAGACGCTTCTGGCAAAGGCCATTGCGACGGAGTACAGCCTCAACTTCTTCAGCGTCAAGGGTCCTGAGCTGCTCAACATGTACATTGGTGAGTCGGAGGCCAATGTGCGCCGAGTGTTCCAACGGGCGCGAGACGCACGGCCTTGCGTCGTGTTTTTCGACGAGCTAGACTCGGTGGCGCCGAAGCGAGGAAACCAGGGCGATAGCGGCGGCGTGATGGACCGCATCGTGTCGCAGCTTCTGGCAGAGCTGGATGGCATgtctggcggcgaggatgccggtGGCGTCTTTGTCGTTGGCGCCACGAATCGACCCGATCTGCTGGAccctgcgctgctgcggcccggTCGATTCGACAAGATGTTATACCTTGGCGTCTCCGACACGCACGACAAGCAGCTCACCATCCTGGAAGCACTCACTCGAAAGTACATCCAGTCCGCCCATCCGTTGAACAGCTTAGAAAGCAAATCTAACAATGAATACAGGTTCACACTGCACCCGACAGTCTCGCTcaaggccgtggccgaccgCCTCCCCTTCACGTACACGGGCGCCGACTTCTACGCCCTCTGTAGCGACGCCATGCTCAAGGCCGTCACCCgccaagcggcggcggtggacgccaaggtcaaggccatcaacAGCGAGCGAAAAGAAGGCGGTATTCAACACGACATCTCGACGGCTTACTACTTTGACCACTACGCCACGCCCGAGGACATTGCCGTCATGGTCACCGAGGCCGACTTCATGGCCGCGCACGAGGAGCTCATCCCTAGTGTTagcgccggcgagctggcgcacTACGAAAAGGTCCGCGCCACGTTTGAGGGAGTCGCGGGCGACAAGCAgaagcctcctcctcgtctacCATCGGGCGCGACGAATGGATCTTCTGCTATCACTGCCCATGCGCATGCGCTGCCCCAAAGGAACAAGGCCGGCAAGaccggcaagggcaagggcaagggcaaggccgtGGCGTTgaccagcgacgacgagtttgacgacgatgacagcGACCAGGGGAGCGTGATTGGGCCGACCAACGGGAAGTCCAACAAgagcaaggacaagggcaagggcaaggcggtCATGGGGTTCCAGGACGGGACGGCcagtgacgatgatggcctgTATTAGAAAAAGATGAGAATGGTCGGTTAGCACCAGGGGCTTCGGGCCTGCCGTGCGATAtgtacgtcgtcgtcgtcgtcgctgtggAGGGTACGGGGGCatgcggcatggcgggcgcaAGCATGTATGTATACATCACAGTCAGCACGGGCGAGTTGTATATCATGCAATATCGATATCTTGACTAGAAGAGATTCAAGACGCGCAGAGAGGATCGGTTATGTATCGCATGGTCGCCGAGATGTACTTCGTAAACACGCTGAATATGTGTAATGACTAGTGACACGCCGCGCTGTCCGACTACTTCGAGGCTGGTGCCGCCCTTTTGGGCTCTGCTTTTCCCTTGGGCTCCCCATCCGAcgagtcgtcgtcttcatcatcgtcgtcgtccccatcctcgtcttcctcttcttccttctttGCGCTGGTCTTGATCTCCTCCTTTTTCGTGTCTGCACTCTTTGGCGCGACCACCACCTTCTCACCATCCTTCTCATCctggtcctcctcgtcgtcctcttcctcctccagcttcgGCTCCTCCTTGATAGCCATCTCGGCCTCAACCTTCTTAATCTCCTCCGGGGACGCCTCCGCCACGCGGGCAGTcaggtcgcccgcgtcgcccgagccgcgcctccaccgcccggTCGTGGGGCTCTGCACCGTTTCCCTCGCAGacgcagcgtcgtcggcggagccgccgcgcgaggcgtcCTTCCAGGCACCGCTGGTAGGAGACTGCAGGCcggcgtgggtggtggcggcgcccgctgtGGCATCAGCGTTGCCCTCggggggcgacgaggaggcggtaTTCGACTTTtgcggcgtggcgggcgcggcggcggcggcggcgtcgggcgtctTCTTGCCGTGGACCTTTTCGCGCAGAGTCCGCAGGCGAAGCTCCTTAGCCTTCTGCGCtgcctcgtccgcgacgcTGCGCATGGGGAGGACGGTGGTTGCCGCGGCTGTCGCTGCgctggcggcagtggcgccGCTCTTGGAGGCGCCGTCCGTCTTCcttgcctcgtcggcggcgacggcactcgcggcaacggcggcggctttgTGCTCGGCGgagggagcgggcggcgcggggggcggcgaaggcgttgctgctgtcTTTGAGCTTGcggtggacgcggcggcggcggcggcgttggcggcgggttTCACCGGCTGTTTCAGTTTGGTCGGCTCGGGGGGCTTGTCGTGGATGGAGGGGATGGTATGTTCGTCGTAGTAGATCTTGACGTGTTGCTTGAGCTCGCCGTACTCGTTCCAGTCTTCAatctcgacgaggtcctgcaaggaggcggaggggggcagAGAGTTAGCATCTAGTCATGCAGAAGCCAATAAtccgcccgcggcggtgggtggATAACAAGGGGGGGCAGAGCGGCAATGAGGGCGTGGACACGACTCACCCCTAGGACAAGCCCCTCCTGCACCAGGCCGGGCAGTTTCctgaggcggccgccgtcgtccttgccggcgcggcggccccagaGCATGCGGGCCTTTTCAtcgacggcgatgtcgacggccttgaagGGGACGCGGTTGGCGCGGAGGATGGTCTCGAGGCGCgaggtggcggtgacgatgtGCGAGGAGCCGGCGGTGAGGGAGGTGAAGATGTAGAGGGCCGGGTCGGTCGAGTATGTCGTCATGTTGTGCTacgtgcgggcgggcgggcgctgcacCGACCGGGTCGCGGCGAGAAGGGATGATGGGGGAGGTTTGAAGCCTTTtgcttgccgctgctgggagGGCGAAAGGGGGGGTTTGCGGCGatcgcgtcgtcgggctcccCTCGCTTGACAGCGCGgggtctctctctccttggTCAACGAACGAACGTCGGTTGCTgtgccggcgtcgtggtcTTCTTTGTCGGCGAACGGCGAGGGTAGTGCGGCTGTGCCGATTGGCGTTTTGCGAGCGTTGTTGCTATTAGCCTGTCAGGCCGGCAGCGTCACGAACCTCTTGATGGCGAGAGGGGTGACGACGCGTGGTTATAGtgaggagagagagaggcggcggcagcccaaCTGCGGGGGTGGGGCATCATGGGCGCTGCCATTGCCTGCTACAAATGGCGtcactggcggcgggcaagaTTGATTGACGGCCAGGCCAACTcagtgcagcagcagcagcagcagcagtagccATCTGCTTTCTGATGAGATAGATAAAAGTTGACGATGGTGTTTCCGACGAGTTCGATGTATCGTGGATGTTATTGTATTAGGTAGTGCTATAGTCCGAAATACTGCTATTTGCATCTATATAGGCATCCGTAGGATAGAGGCGTTCCGTTCCGTCTACGCCTTCGGGCAACCCCACCCCCCCCGCCTTACTACTTACGTATACGACCCCCCTTCCTAGTAAGGGTAGAGATACGTTTCTAAGCTATTTCTTAGGGGTTTTCTATAATAATAGTCTTTCGAGCTTTACGACTTTATTTTAACTTAAGAAATAATAAAaagtataatatatattaatataatatatatataattttTTTATATATTCTTTTTTTCTTAAAAGTCTTTTaaaattaaaataatatCTATTAAAAATATTACTATAATCTAGAAAGactttttaatatatattaaaacTATCTACTAGCTTAATAGCGCTAAGTAGCTTAATAGCGCTAAGTAGCTTAATAGCGCTAGGTAGCTTAATAGCGCTAGGTAGcttaatatatatacctaCTATaactatagctatatatatttaattcCTATCTATAACTAAGCTAGCTctctttattaattatagtAGTTAATTATAgtaataactataataagTAACCTATATTTATTTTTTAGCCTCGTAGACTAACTGCTATATAGCTAAGCTAGCTAAGCGGTTAGTAGCTCTTACCTTCCTTAATATAACTTCcgctataatattattttaagggcaattattatattaaatatcGATATCCTTTCGTAGTAAAATATACTATTAATCGTTACGGTACGTTAGAAGTACTATCTATACTATACCTATACCGATAGTATACCCCCCCTTAGAAACGTATCTAGACTATTTCTAGAATAGGGGGTCCCC from Purpureocillium takamizusanense chromosome 14, complete sequence includes these protein-coding regions:
- the PEX6 gene encoding peroxisomal assembly protein (EggNog:ENOG503NVEI~COG:O~BUSCO:EOG09260VTN), whose product is MAASSAHVAPSHKRNSCRRRQDKPAISARLVLDDHIKGDVGILSQDLFADLLPQLGDDADGEQPGQVHHVAVSPWAPNAAPSEMAWSIVPVVRSAALAHSTVQFSPSSPALQSFAVTLQQVAPSKLSSHSRSGIEILVLDVVPIPLETVFVSLESESTKRIENGEGTFYRDHPTHPQGKVTATQTAQERLTAAIRTSLGSLKVVHAGDMFALPLAPHPVTHQPPNPGKIMLCEPVAQGILTDTTKIVLMRGRVHTRHARRQASSMEASHRLNGIADDEDGNTDQFFSAAEERYRTDARPDETDTETATETETELSELEQEDELSDDSMDDMLSLHAPALPPTNVSGLGTMQPGTPMTIGTLRGRKTNGAATPGSVFSNFTSATARPDRPRGRLFKAQGLVKPMPSGLLHPKPSADEDEEARIYVEMSSLPKIGCFSGDWARVEVAEEPPLNGFGAFGLGSFGQPEVEGNWRPVRVYGLPEGYSQRPVSRIPTSRSGERKTSFFESQVQRPSSPTAYASPVLLANLENTTHLRISALKKQSYQGKGTLPRFTSASHPPYAKDIAIHHIRTPISAERAYQTAVLGGLKRYFAQKTRLVRTGDLIAVPVDAQLGRVLQEGPATGGSEVDDVMALTAGNNKDQAPPHVDNVAWFKVGHIQIQKADEDEDSTAEAFWGSVACIDSSTVGMHGSGFETSKIPGSNQSTWPYYLGLKKVPRRTSDASPLALAEQKPQHVSPLRRQLRELLAAATSQRAIHFKMPPVAILLTSTHRNIGKSTLATAACADMGLHTYSIDAYDILSEGSGSGGDVKTEGFLRTRAERAMSCGPECCALLIQHVEALTADRIESTMKEILEEARVLIATTNEVDQVPDGVRGLFTHELEMGAPDEAERETILRAVVESRGVSLEPSIDLNSIALKTAALVAGDLVDVVERASIAQQSRLEQLSRNTSGDGAMVTVRDLQVAGGPLARCLTAADFDVAVEAARKNFSDSIGAPKIPNVTWDDVGGLGNVKDAVTETIQLPLERPELFAKGMKKRSGILFYGPPGTGKTLLAKAIATEYSLNFFSVKGPELLNMYIGESEANVRRVFQRARDARPCVVFFDELDSVAPKRGNQGDSGGVMDRIVSQLLAELDGMSGGEDAGGVFVVGATNRPDLLDPALLRPGRFDKMLYLGVSDTHDKQLTILEALTRKYIQSAHPLNSLESKSNNEYRFTLHPTVSLKAVADRLPFTYTGADFYALCSDAMLKAVTRQAAAVDAKVKAINSERKEGGIQHDISTAYYFDHYATPEDIAVMVTEADFMAAHEELIPSVSAGELAHYEKVRATFEGVAGDKQKPPPRLPSGATNGSSAITAHAHALPQRNKAGKTGKGKGKGKAVALTSDDEFDDDDSDQGSVIGPTNGKSNKSKDKGKGKAVMGFQDGTASDDDGLY
- a CDS encoding uncharacterized protein (COG:S~EggNog:ENOG503P4XB): MTTYSTDPALYIFTSLTAGSSHIVTATSRLETILRANRVPFKAVDIAVDEKARMLWGRRAGKDDGGRLRKLPGLVQEGLVLGDLVEIEDWNEYGELKQHVKIYYDEHTIPSIHDKPPEPTKLKQPVKPAANAAAAAASTASSKTAATPSPPPAPPAPSAEHKAAAVAASAVAADEARKTDGASKSGATAASAATAAATTVLPMRSVADEAAQKAKELRLRTLREKVHGKKTPDAAAAAAPATPQKSNTASSSPPEGNADATAGAATTHAGLQSPTSGAWKDASRGGSADDAASARETVQSPTTGRWRRGSGDAGDLTARVAEASPEEIKKVEAEMAIKEEPKLEEEEDDEEDQDEKDGEKVVVAPKSADTKKEEIKTSAKKEEEEDEDGDDDDDEDDDSSDGEPKGKAEPKRAAPASK